The Streptococcus mitis genome has a segment encoding these proteins:
- the tadA gene encoding tRNA adenosine(34) deaminase TadA: MNYTVEEKEVFMREALREAEIALEHDEIPIGCVIVKDGEIIGRGHNAREELQRAVMHAEIMAIENANLSEESWRLLDCTLFVTIEPCVMCSGAIGLARIPNVVYGAKNQKFGAAGSLYDILTDERLNHRVDVETGILEDECAAIMQDFFRNRRKK, from the coding sequence ATGAATTATACAGTTGAAGAAAAAGAAGTCTTTATGAGGGAAGCTTTGAGAGAGGCTGAGATTGCTCTTGAACACGATGAAATTCCAATTGGTTGTGTGATTGTCAAGGACGGAGAAATCATTGGCCGTGGGCATAATGCGCGTGAGGAACTGCAGCGAGCGGTTATGCATGCGGAAATTATGGCCATAGAGAATGCGAATCTGAGTGAGGAAAGCTGGCGCTTGCTTGATTGCACGCTTTTTGTGACTATTGAGCCTTGTGTCATGTGTAGTGGGGCGATTGGCCTCGCCCGTATTCCAAACGTGGTCTATGGGGCTAAAAACCAGAAATTTGGCGCTGCTGGGAGTTTGTACGATATCTTGACAGATGAGCGTCTCAATCATCGTGTGGATGTTGAAACGGGAATTTTGGAAGATGAATGCGCAGCTATTATGCAGGATTTTTTTAGAAATAGACGGAAAAAATAA